Genomic window (Nitrospirales bacterium LBB_01):
GTTGTGAATCTATGAGCAAGTAAGAGTAATTTATCACGGTGGACGCCTATGGCAGCAAACAATTTGTAAAATGGAATTACTGCATAATTATACATAATGCCATACACGTTCATATACATTGGTTGATTGGCAAAATCGTACGGATTCCCACCCCGTAGAATTAAATCTGTGGAAAGCACCATGCCACCTTCTCTAAGTTCCAACTGGTGAGGGTACATTATAAGACTGATGTGATATTTTAACAGTCTATACAATAAGATGGTAAGGATTATTACAAAGGCAAACGTTACGGCATTAAGAAGAAAAACCTTGTCCCTTGTTGTAAAGTATTTAGACATCCTCAATTGTCAGCAACATCAGGACGTTAAAATCTTAAGCGCTCTTAGTCTGCTTGGATGTTTTAACTTTCTCAGCGCTTTAGCCTCAATCTGTCTGACCCGCTCCCTTGTTATAGAAAGATGCCTGCCGACCTCTTCTAACGTGTGGTCTCTGTCAACGCCAATACCAAAGCGCATCCTTATAACTTTCTCCTCTTTAGCGGAAAGAGTTCTCAACACTTTTTGAACATACTCAGAGGCCTCGCTTTTTTCGGCATCAGTAAACGGAGAAGGACTGTTTTTATCTCCGATAAAGTCTTCAAGCTCTGTGTCTTCGTCCCCAACCGGAGTTTGAAGCGCAATTGGGTCCTGAATGGCTCTAAAAACCTCCTCAACTTTTTTAAGCGGCACTTCAAGCTTTTGAGCAATTTCCTCATTTGTCGGCTCTCGCCCCAACAACTGTGTTATCTCTCGTGACACCTTTGTGACACGGTTATAAAACTCCATCATGTGAACGGGTACGCGTATTGTCTTTGTTTGATCAATAAGCGCCCTCGTTATAGCCTGACGAATCCACCATGTGGCATAAGTGCTGAATTTGAAACCTTTTTCATATTTAAACTTATCGACGGCTTTCATAAGCCCAATGTTGCCCTCCTGAATTAAATCAAGAAGAGGAAGTCCTCTGCCCACATAGTTTTTAGCAATGTTTACGACAAGCCGCAGGTTTCTTGTAATAAGCTCGTTCTTTGCTTTGCTTACCAACTCATGAGCGCGTGAGAGCCGTTCCCAGTGCTTTTTAAAGAGGTCTATCTTAATGCCCATCTCATTTTCCATTCTTTTGCACTCACCGATTATCTCTTTAAGTGTCTGCTCATGCTCAGCTCCCTCAAACTGCTTTGCGGCGACAAGCCGCTTTATTTCCTTAAGTGAGCCGTATGTGTTTATCGTGTTTTCAAGAATTCGGACGCCCTCGGAAATTTCCTCAAGACGTTCAAGTGTCATCTTAAGCGCCTCCTCTGCCCGTTCATCTTCAAGGAGAGTGTCGTCGCTAAGGTCAAGACCATCTTCAAACTTCTTAAAAAGAGGAAGCGACACTACAATTTCTTTGATAATTTCACGCCCCTCTTCAAGACTTTTTGCAAGTTCTGTCTCCTCATCTTTGCTTAGTATGGAGATATCACCCATTGAGTGAAAATATGCCTGTACGAGGTCTTCAGTCTTTTCGTATCCTTCAACCTCCTCCTCAGCCTCTATCATGGCGGCAGCCCGCTCCTGATCGACGACCTTCACTCCCATATCCTGCAGAAGGTCCATCAAGTCTTCTATCTCATCCGGTGAAAAATACTCCGAGGGCAACGCATCATTTATCTCGTCAAACGTCAACGTACCGCGCTTTTTGCCTATGCTTATTATCTCTTCAAATATGTCCTTTTCCTTCATTGTCATTGCTCTCCAATATTTTCAGGATGATTTTCTTTAGGGACGCCGCCCAGGCCTACTCTTTAATCCTCATCAACCGTCTAAATGCCTTATTGCCTCCTATAAAACTCTCTTTTATCGCAAACACAAACTCTCATTATAGCATAATAATAAAAAAATTTCACAAACATTTTATATATCGGTAATTTTTTTTAAGGATTAAGGCAAGATTGCAAAGAAATATAAGTTGAAGGCACAAATAAATTAAAATACTTATCGTGTTAACTCCGGCAGATGGTGTTCTGTCAGTTAATGGCACATAAAAAAGGACTGGATTCCCGCTCGGGGGCGGGAATGACAAAGGAGTAGGCTGGAATGACAAAAGGAGAGTACTCTTCTTTTGTCTGTTATTCCTTTACAGGGGAATCCCCTTTAGGGGAGTGTCATTCCTGCGAAAGCAGGAATCCAGTTTTTTATAAACAGAGTTAATTACAAAAGCAAATAAATTAAATTTTAAGAAAAATATCAATCTTCAACAATATCCCAGCTAAGCGGTGTGCCTCTTTTAATATCTACTTTTGCCCGCTTTGTGAGTATCTCGGTTAAATATTTTGGCGGAAGCCCATAGGCCGGTCTTATGGATTGTACATTTTCCGTTGTAAATGCCTCGTGAGCGCGCATATCTTTGACGACAAACAGTGAGCGCGCATGTTCACGGCTTTTTTTAACGGCTGAGGAAATATCGTATGTTACGTTACCAAGCGCTGCCTCCGTCTCCCTTATGCCGTTAACCATACGGCGAAATGCCTCAGGGTCAAGCGAAAACGCCGAATCAGGCCCACCCAGTGCTTTATCCAATATGAAATGTTTCTCTATTATATGTGCTCCTAAGGCTGTTGCTGCTATCGGCGCACTTATGCCTGGTGTGTGGTCAGATAGCCCCGTTACTGTGTTTAGGGTTTCTCTTAAATGTTGGATGGTTTTTAAATTTATCTCGCTATACGGAGTTGGGTAAACGCTTGAACACTTAAGGAACGCTATTTTGTCATTTCCAGCCTTTTTACAGGACTGATGTGCCTCCACTATCTCATCAAATGTTGCAACACCGGTTGAGATTATTACCGGCTTTCCTTTACTTGCAACGTATTCAATTAGAGGCAAATCTGTAATCTCAAAGGATGCTATCTTATAAGCCGGCACGTTTAGGTTTTCAAGAAAATCCACCGATGTCTTATCAAACGGTGAAGAAAACCAGATGAGACCAACATCCAGCGCTTTTTTCACTAATTGCGGGAACCACTCCCACGGGGTAAATGCCTCCGAGTATAGCTCATGCAGAGTTTTACCATCCCAGATGGTTCCCTGCTTAATCTTGAAGTAGTCATTGCAGCAGTCTAAAGTGATTGTGTCGGATTTATATGTTTGAAATTTCACCGCATCAGCGCCAACATCTTTTACCGCCTCTATGGTTTTAAGTGCAATATCAAGGTCTTGTCTGTGGTTAGCCGATAGCTCTGCCACGATAAAGACGGGGTCGCCTGCCCCAACACTTCTGCCGCTTATGGTTATATGCTGCATAATAGTTTAACGGAAATACTCCGTAAGACTTCTTATGATAACACGGTGTCCATTAGATTTTACAGGTGCAATTTCTGGATTTATGAGGTTTTCGTCATCTCTTACTATCTGAATCCCTTGTATGCCACATGCCTCAGCTCCGATAAAATCCTTTGTCGGATTATCGCCAACATACACACACCCAGAGGATGAGCTTAAACCGAGGATGTTAAGCGCAATCTGAAAAGGTACATGCGATGGTTTCCAGTAATTAGCACCGAGACTATCTGTGTAAATTATTACATCAAACAAGGGCTGAATCTTAAGTGCGTTAACCTTATTTTGCTGTACAGAGGTCATTCCATCGGTAATGACGGCTGTCTTTACGCCGGAATTACGCAGTTTTTTAATTACCGGCACCACATCATCATAGAGCTGGATGTCAGGCTTATGGTTTCTGTATAGGTAGAGGAGCGTAAGCACATTTTCACAGCTTAATTTACCGATTTCATAAAGGATATTGTCAAACACCTTACCGCGCCCGTCAGATTTTAGAATTTCAAGCATCCGGCTGAATATGAAATCACTGTCCTCAGAAAACTCCCTGCCTAAGTACTCTGCGACAACCCTAAAACCGCTCCTTACGAACATCATCTCAGGATAGAGAGTGTCGTCAATATCAAAAATTGCCGCTTTGTAAAAATCCATACGCATGAGCATTTTAGTTTGTTTTTTTATCTAAGTCAAGGTTTTCTAAGAAAGTGTGTATGCAATATATGCTATAATAAGGTGTGCCTATAGTAAATAAAGCAACTCCAATTAGAAATTTTCTTTATGTTATGCTATTTGTGGGAATGCTTGCCACTATAATCTGCGGCTCTGATACTTTCTGTAGTGCTCTGGAGGGTGCCACTGACAGCTCAGTAATTTATACGAACGTTTATTCTAATGGCAGCGGTAACGTGCTGATAAAAATTACATCTCCTGCAACTACCCGTTACACAGAAGGGGCGCCTGTCATTATCTATATTCCTGCCACTGATATGGAACCAGTTACTTTTTCTGACAATACATATATTAACAGCCTTGGGTTTATTACGGTTGAGTTTTTGTGGCCCGATCATACAACAAATATAGAAGGTATAGATGTTACGAGTGAAGGGGTTTTTGATTATGGAGGCCAAAACACAATTTTGGCATTAAGAGACGTAGTTCTTTTTATTCTTGGAGTAACTAAAAATACTGACGGCTTCTATATTAGCGATATTCTATCCGTTACACCCCTTTTAAGTGATGTCGGTATTTATGCTTATTCCCACACAGGGATGGAGGCCACTAATCTTTTGGCACGGCATGGCTCTGCTATAAAAAATCTGGCATATTTGGTTACGATGGAATCTCCAACTGAGGATAAGATGTTTGCCATGGAGGTTGGCAATTACGATTACCAGGGTATCCCCACTTATAATCCTTATTACAATTATCCGAACAACTATGGTTCTAATGGTTTAAATCTGGATTATACGACCCTTGGCTGGTGTGTTGACGTGAATCTTTACCCAGAGGGACGCCCATGTTTTAACTCTAAGACTTCTAATCCTTTTGTTCTTAGTAGTGAGTTTCAAACCATGTTTGGAAAACGAGTATATTCAGCGCCTTTAACTGATGCTCTTTATAAAAACGTCTTTATTTCAGGGCAATGGCCTCTTGATGTGGCTACCCCGGATGAGGCAGCGCTATTGTGGTCTTATAGGTCGGTCAGTCGTTTGTATCCACTATTAGTTTCAATGAATCTGGAAACTAAGATAATGCTTGTTTTCACTGCCCACGACCATGTTCAGACAGCAAAAGACAAACCACACATACATCAGGCTTACGATGGATTTCATAAGACGGCAGGTTTATGGGTAAGATTAAACCCTGATAGTTCCTACATGAAGCTCACCGACTCATCCCTGAATACATCCCAGATACCCGATAATGACGCAAACACGGAACCCACAGACTGGCAATTCTCAGAGTTCTGGGGATATTCCACATCGGTCACAACCTTCAACCATAAAAAACCATTTGCCGCTATACTGGAAATGGCCGACCGGGTTTATATGAATGATTGGAGTAACAATCTCCAGGATGTTCTTGTAAACTATTAATCAACTGCATAAATCCTTTTCCTTCATGTATAACTCACCGGTGTATCTGAGCATGTAGAGGTTATCGGTAAAGTTGAGCTTATGAGGGTCAATTGTGCCGCCTTTCAGGAGTTTTATCATATAGCGTGGTGTGTCGGCGCCTGCCTCTATGCTTAGAGCCGCACCGCCGCCATATCGTGGGTTTACCTCTATAAAAAGTACTCTGCCTTTCTCTAAAAAACACTGTATCGTGTTATGTCCAATAAGGTTGAGTTCTTTCGCAAGTCGTGTTGACTCAGCGATTATTCTTTGGTCTAAATGAGTTTTAGAGACGTACGACTCTCCGCCAAAAACCATAATCCGCACCCTTGGCACTACCGATATGACATTGCCCAATAAGTCTGAAAACAGGTCAATCGTATATTCAGGGGCTTTAATATACTTTTGAATTATAAAATCATCGCCGGCTATCGCAATAAACATCCGAAGCTCACTCAGCGATTTGATTTTTGCGATATTTGCTCCACCCTTACCACGAATTGGTTTAACAAAAACCGGAAAAGCAATTTTATTGGGTGTTTCGTTGATTGTGGCGGCATCATAAGTAAGTGGAGTGTTAAAGCCGTGCTGGTTACAAAATTCAATAAACATTTTCTTATCCTGACAGATGTCAATGGTTGTTGGCGAAGCTGTCATGATAGAAATTCCCTCTTTTTGGAATTCGTCTTTAACCTTAGAAAAAATTGGAAGCTCCTCATCCCTTGTTGGAATGACAAGACTGATTTGATTTGCTTTACACAGCGATAACAGAGAACTGATAAACGCTGGGTCTGAGTCCTTTAGACAAAGCGAATGCTTATCGGCAAAGTAAAGCGCTGGCGCATTAGGGCTAATATCAACGGCATAAACCAGTCCTCCACCC
Coding sequences:
- the pseI gene encoding pseudaminic acid synthase; translated protein: MQHITISGRSVGAGDPVFIVAELSANHRQDLDIALKTIEAVKDVGADAVKFQTYKSDTITLDCCNDYFKIKQGTIWDGKTLHELYSEAFTPWEWFPQLVKKALDVGLIWFSSPFDKTSVDFLENLNVPAYKIASFEITDLPLIEYVASKGKPVIISTGVATFDEIVEAHQSCKKAGNDKIAFLKCSSVYPTPYSEINLKTIQHLRETLNTVTGLSDHTPGISAPIAATALGAHIIEKHFILDKALGGPDSAFSLDPEAFRRMVNGIRETEAALGNVTYDISSAVKKSREHARSLFVVKDMRAHEAFTTENVQSIRPAYGLPPKYLTEILTKRAKVDIKRGTPLSWDIVED
- a CDS encoding sigma-70 family RNA polymerase sigma factor, translated to MKEKDIFEEIISIGKKRGTLTFDEINDALPSEYFSPDEIEDLMDLLQDMGVKVVDQERAAAMIEAEEEVEGYEKTEDLVQAYFHSMGDISILSKDEETELAKSLEEGREIIKEIVVSLPLFKKFEDGLDLSDDTLLEDERAEEALKMTLERLEEISEGVRILENTINTYGSLKEIKRLVAAKQFEGAEHEQTLKEIIGECKRMENEMGIKIDLFKKHWERLSRAHELVSKAKNELITRNLRLVVNIAKNYVGRGLPLLDLIQEGNIGLMKAVDKFKYEKGFKFSTYATWWIRQAITRALIDQTKTIRVPVHMMEFYNRVTKVSREITQLLGREPTNEEIAQKLEVPLKKVEEVFRAIQDPIALQTPVGDEDTELEDFIGDKNSPSPFTDAEKSEASEYVQKVLRTLSAKEEKVIRMRFGIGVDRDHTLEEVGRHLSITRERVRQIEAKALRKLKHPSRLRALKILTS
- a CDS encoding HAD family hydrolase; the encoded protein is MDFYKAAIFDIDDTLYPEMMFVRSGFRVVAEYLGREFSEDSDFIFSRMLEILKSDGRGKVFDNILYEIGKLSCENVLTLLYLYRNHKPDIQLYDDVVPVIKKLRNSGVKTAVITDGMTSVQQNKVNALKIQPLFDVIIYTDSLGANYWKPSHVPFQIALNILGLSSSSGCVYVGDNPTKDFIGAEACGIQGIQIVRDDENLINPEIAPVKSNGHRVIIRSLTEYFR
- a CDS encoding ATP-grasp domain-containing protein — its product is MNVLITSASKKVWLIKAFQKALALEGGGLVYAVDISPNAPALYFADKHSLCLKDSDPAFISSLLSLCKANQISLVIPTRDEELPIFSKVKDEFQKEGISIMTASPTTIDICQDKKMFIEFCNQHGFNTPLTYDAATINETPNKIAFPVFVKPIRGKGGANIAKIKSLSELRMFIAIAGDDFIIQKYIKAPEYTIDLFSDLLGNVISVVPRVRIMVFGGESYVSKTHLDQRIIAESTRLAKELNLIGHNTIQCFLEKGRVLFIEVNPRYGGGAALSIEAGADTPRYMIKLLKGGTIDPHKLNFTDNLYMLRYTGELYMKEKDLCS